The Sphingomonas sanxanigenens DSM 19645 = NX02 genome includes a region encoding these proteins:
- a CDS encoding YdcF family protein, translated as MTRRLSRMAAFATAAAMTCLSVPASAGAARDAVTDTLSRRLFPLFDALGRSPGKHEALARGPGIAALLAARAQRAAACAADAGCIAQARVWTAAEAEAIARAVAAIDGLPAFDDGAAAQARREIEGVNAIVRTYALAALPAYPDIDGAGTIDPLERQARLQAADWLSHAPRDGSAQAFDPSIDYALALLDVSDRTDAIGFEPLAGGANAAAVARAAALDWSRYRYTALIVTGVGPEVDGMPLSPFGKYHLRLAANRFAAGEAPFLIVTGGRAHPRTTRFAEAEEMRRALIERYGIPADAILIEPYARHTTTNLRNAARLLMAIGAPLERDALIVCNPHQSAAIADPRFVARNDRELGYQPGQVGARLTPTELPFRPSVRSARVDPRDPLDP; from the coding sequence ATGACGCGTCGCCTGAGCCGCATGGCGGCCTTCGCCACGGCGGCGGCGATGACATGCCTGTCCGTCCCGGCTTCGGCCGGGGCGGCGCGCGACGCAGTAACCGACACGCTTTCCCGGCGGCTTTTCCCGCTGTTCGACGCGCTGGGCCGCAGCCCCGGCAAGCACGAAGCGCTGGCGCGGGGGCCTGGCATCGCGGCGCTGCTCGCCGCCCGGGCACAGCGGGCGGCCGCCTGCGCGGCGGACGCGGGCTGCATCGCCCAGGCGCGGGTGTGGACGGCGGCCGAGGCCGAGGCGATCGCCCGCGCGGTGGCCGCGATCGACGGCCTGCCCGCCTTCGACGATGGCGCCGCGGCGCAGGCCCGGCGCGAGATCGAGGGCGTCAACGCCATCGTGCGCACCTATGCGCTGGCCGCGCTTCCCGCCTATCCCGACATCGACGGGGCGGGCACGATCGATCCGCTGGAGCGTCAGGCCCGGCTGCAGGCCGCCGACTGGCTGTCGCACGCGCCGCGCGACGGCTCCGCGCAGGCGTTCGACCCGAGCATCGACTATGCGCTGGCGCTGCTCGACGTCAGCGATCGCACCGACGCGATCGGGTTCGAGCCGCTCGCCGGCGGTGCCAATGCGGCGGCGGTGGCGCGGGCCGCGGCGCTGGACTGGAGCCGCTATCGCTACACCGCGTTGATCGTCACCGGGGTCGGGCCGGAAGTGGATGGCATGCCGCTCAGCCCGTTCGGCAAATATCATCTGCGGCTTGCCGCCAACCGCTTCGCTGCCGGCGAGGCGCCCTTCCTCATCGTCACCGGCGGCCGCGCCCATCCGCGCACGACGCGGTTCGCCGAGGCCGAGGAAATGCGCCGGGCGCTGATCGAGCGCTATGGCATCCCCGCCGATGCGATCCTGATCGAACCCTATGCGCGCCACACGACCACCAACCTGCGCAACGCTGCGCGCCTGCTGATGGCGATCGGCGCGCCGCTGGAGCGCGATGCGCTGATCGTCTGCAACCCGCACCAGAGCGCCGCGATCGCCGATCCGCGCTTCGTTGCCCGCAACGATCGCGAACTGGGCTATCAGCCCGGCCAGGTCGGTGCCCGCCTCACCCCGACCGAACTGCCGTTCCGCCCCTCGGTCCGTTCCGCGCGCGTCGATCCGCGCGATCCCCTCGATCCCTGA